Proteins co-encoded in one Dryobates pubescens isolate bDryPub1 chromosome 4, bDryPub1.pri, whole genome shotgun sequence genomic window:
- the CASD1 gene encoding N-acetylneuraminate 9-O-acetyltransferase isoform X4, with product MITNEKIDAYNEAAVRILNSSSRNSKAKVKVFSVSKLIAQETIMKSADGLHLPESSRDTNAMILMNVYCNKIMKPIDGSCCQPQPPLTLIQKLAFCFFTLSIIGYLIISLVHRNNYRKNKSCTDLESGEEKKPAVNTPNVSTLEMLLHSFCKLGLIMTYFYLCDRANLFMKENKFYTHSSFFIPIVYILVLGVFYTENTKETKVLNREQTDEWKGWMQLVILIYHISGASTFLPVYMHIRVLVAAYLFQTGYGHFSYFWLKGDFGVYRVCQVLFRLNFLVVVLCIVMDRPYQFYYFVPLVTVWFMIIYATLAIWPQIVQKKANGNCLWHFGLLLKLICLLTCIYFLSYSQGVFEKIFSFWPLSKCFELNGNVYEWWFRWKLDRYVVFYGMLFAFIYLALQKRQMISEGKGDPLFSNRVSNILLFISVVSFLTYSIWASSCKNKTECNELHPSVSVVQILAFVLIRNIPGYVRSVYSSFFAWFGKISLELFICQYHIWLAADTKGILVLIPGYPMFNVLVSTFIFVCVAHEISQITNDLAQILVPKDNSTLLKRLLCIAGFFSGLLLFSAMQDQSRH from the exons ATGATCACTAATGAGAAAATAGATGCTTATAATGAAGCAGCCGTTCGGATTCTGAACAGCAGCTCTCGGAATTCCAAAGCTAAAGTGAAAGTGTTCAGTGTGTCAAAATTAATAGCACAAGAAACTATCATGAAGTCTGCAGATGGTCTGCATCTCCCTGAATCAAGCAGAGATACA AATGCAATGATCCTCATGAACGTCTACTGCAATAAGATCATGAAGCCTATCgatggctcctgctgccagcctcagcctcctctcactCTGATACAGAAGTTGGCTTTCTGTTTCTTCACTTTGTCCATTATTGGATATTTAATCATCAGCTTAGTTCATCGGAATAATTATCGGAAGAACAAATCCTGCACTGATTTGGAAAgcggagaggagaagaaacctGCTGTCAACACTCCTAATGTTTCTACTTTAGAGATGCTCTTGCACTCCTTCTGCAAACTTGGTCTAATCATGACCTATTTTTATCTATGTGACAGAGCAAATCTTTTcatgaaggaaaataaattttatACGCATTCCTCTTTCTTCATACCCATCGTCTATATCTTGGTTCTGGGGGTATTCTATACCGAAAATACCAAAGAG ACTAAAGTGTTAAATAGAGAACAGACTGATGAATGGAAGGGCTGGATGCAGCTTGTTATTTTGATTTATCATATCTCTGGAGCAAGCACT TTTTTGCCTGTCTACATGCACATTCGAGTTCTGGTTGCTGCATATCTGTTCCAAACAGGTTATGGGCACTTCTCTTATTTTTGGCTCAAAGGAGACTTTGGTGTGTACAGAGTGTGTCAG GTTCTGTTTCGCCTCAATTTCTTGGTTGTGGTTCTGTGCATCGTGATGGACCGACCTTACCAGTTCTACTACTTTGTGCCATTGGTCACTGTCTGGTTTATGATCATTTATGCCACCTTAGCTATATGGCCTCAGATAGtccagaagaaagcaaatg ggaactgcctgtGGCACTTTGGGTTACTGCTGAAGCTGATTTGCTTGCTGACGTGTATATATTTTCTGTCATACTCTCAG GGTGTGTTTGAGAAGATATTTTCTTTTTGGCCACTGTCCAAGTGTTTTGAGCTGAATGGGAATGTCTATGAGTGGTGGTTCAGGTGGAAGTTGGATCGCTAT GTGGTTTTTTATGGgatgctgtttgcttttatttatctGGCATTGCAGAAACGTCAGATGATatcagaagggaagggagatcCTCTTTTCTCCAACAGAGTttcaaatattttattatttatttcagtTGTATCCTTTCTG ACCTACTCTATTTGGGCTAGTAGCTGTAAAAACAAGACAGAGTGCAATGAACTACATCcttctgtttctgtggttcAG ATTTTAGCTTTTGTCCTCATCAGGAACATTCCTGGCTATGTCCGGTCTGTCTACAGCTCCTTCTTTGCCTGGTTTGGCAAAATCTCTTTAGAG CTTTTCATTTGCCAATATCACATTTGGCTGGCAGCAGACACAAAGGGGATCTTGGTGCTCATTCCTGGATATCCAATGTTCAATGTTCTCGTCAGCACTTtcatctttgtgtgtgtggcacATGAAATCTCTCAGATCACGAATGACCTAGCACAGATCCTGGTTCCTAAGGATAATTCCACTCTGCTGAAAAGGTTGCTGTGCATagctggatttttttctggACTGCTTCTCTTCTCAGCAATGCAAGATCAGTCAAGGCATTGA